A region of the Candidatus Eremiobacterota bacterium genome:
GAAGATCGAGAGCGCGCCCAGCACGAGCGGGAAGGTCGTCGCGCCGGTGACGTTGCCGAGGATCAAGTGGCCGAGCAGCATCGCGGCCGTCGTGGTGACGACGTACGTCTCGAACAGGTCGGCCGCCATCCCGGCGCAGTCGCCGACGTTGTCGCCGACGTTGTCGGCGATGACGGCCGGGTTGCGCGGGTCGTCTTCCGGAATCCCGGCTTCGACCTTGCCGACCAGATCGGCGCCGACGTCGGCGGCTTTGGTGAAGATCCCGCCGCCCAGACGCGCGAAGACCGAGATCAGCGAGCAGCCGAAGGCGAGCCCGACGAGCGCCGCGAGCGAGCGCGTCTCGTCGCCGCCGTTGATGCTCAGCATGATCGCGTAGTAGCCGCTCACGGCGAAGAGCCCCAGGCCGACGACCAGCATCCCGGTGACCGCCCCGCCGCGGAACGCCAGGTTGAGCGCCGGGCGCAGCCCGCCGCGCGCGGCCTCCGCGGTGCGCACGTTCGCGCGCACCGAGACGATCATCCCGATGAAGCCGGCCGCTCCGGAGAGACACGCGCCGATCAGAAAGCCGATCGCGGCCTCCCAGCCCAGCGGCTGCGGCAGCAGCAAGATGACGATGAAGAGCACGACCGCGACGGCCGCGACCGTCGTGTACTGACGGCGCAGGAACGCCATCGCGCCTTCCTGGATCGCGGCCGCGATCTCTTGCATCTTCGCGTTGCCGGCGGGTTGCCTGAGAACCCACGAGATCAAATAGATGCCGTACAAGATCGCGATGAGCCCGGCGATGAGTCCGAGCTCGATCCCGATCTGGGGCGACAACCCAAGCTGTCCTGTCAAACCGATAGTCCTTTACGACACAAAGAGAGACCCCGGCCGCGGCCGAGCGCCTCGAACGGTCCCGGGTTTAGCACGTCTGCTTTGGGGTCCTTTGCCCAGGACGGGCATCAGCGCACCGGCCGCGAAGGGCCGCCGCGCATGGAGTCGACGGAGTTTCTCGTCGTGGGATGCGGGCCGTGCGGGGGAACGGCCGCTCGCGAAGCGGCGCGCCGCGGCGTCGCGACGGTCGTGCTGGAACGCGACCCGGTCGTCGGCGCGAAGCGCGTGTGCGCGGCGGGGCTGCGGCCCGGGTTCTGCGAGGACTTCGACCTGCCGCGCTCGATCGTGCACCTCGATCCGCCGACGATCACGCTGACCACGGCGCGCCGCACCTACGCGTTCCAGGTCGGCCCCGCGCACACGACGACGCGCGAAGAGCTCGACGGTACGATCGCAGCGCTCGCACGCCGCGAGGGCGCGGAGATCCGCACGGCGGCGCTGTTCCGCGGGCTCGCGCGCGAGCGCGACGGGATCGTCGTCGAGTACGCCGACACGCGCGCCGGCGTGCGCAAGCGAATCAAAGCGCGCGGCGTCTTGCTCGCGCAGGGCTCGAGCGCGCGCCTCGACGCCGTCGAGCCGCGCTTTCACCACCCCGGCTGGAACGCCGGCCTGATCACGTGCTTGCAGTACCGCGTCTACCCCGAACGGCCGGCGAGCCCCGAAACCTACGCGACGCTGGAGATGCACTACTACCTGAGCGCGCGCTCGGGCCGCACCGTGATCGCGTGGATGTTTCCGAAGCGCGACCACCTCGCGATCGGACTCGGAATCCAGGCCAAGCTTCCCGGCGCCGAGCTGCGCGCCGAGCTCGACGGTTTTCTGGCGACGGTCGAGCGGCGGCTCTTTCCCGGCGTCGGCTACACGCTGCGCGAAGAAGGCAACTTGCTCTACGGCGGGCTCCCGCGCGCGACGATCGGCGCCGATGGAGTGATGGTGGGTGGGACGGCGGCCGGGCTCGTCGACGCGACGACCGGCGAAGGAATTCACGAGGCGGCGATGACGGGGCGGTTCGCCGCCGAAGCGATGGCGGCGGTGCGAGCCGGACGCGCGGACGACGCGGCGCCGGGCTACCAGCGCGCGACGCGCCGCATGTTTTACGGAAGGCTCGCGCGCCGGCACCGGCTGATGACGTTTCTCGAGCGGCGGCC
Encoded here:
- a CDS encoding NAD(P)/FAD-dependent oxidoreductase codes for the protein MESTEFLVVGCGPCGGTAAREAARRGVATVVLERDPVVGAKRVCAAGLRPGFCEDFDLPRSIVHLDPPTITLTTARRTYAFQVGPAHTTTREELDGTIAALARREGAEIRTAALFRGLARERDGIVVEYADTRAGVRKRIKARGVLLAQGSSARLDAVEPRFHHPGWNAGLITCLQYRVYPERPASPETYATLEMHYYLSARSGRTVIAWMFPKRDHLAIGLGIQAKLPGAELRAELDGFLATVERRLFPGVGYTLREEGNLLYGGLPRATIGADGVMVGGTAAGLVDATTGEGIHEAAMTGRFAAEAMAAVRAGRADDAAPGYQRATRRMFYGRLARRHRLMTFLERRPARFDVLFRQFEQTPRFAHLLQGDRDAFSAWDRLYVYAQAMKFSLAALRA